A genomic stretch from Amia ocellicauda isolate fAmiCal2 chromosome 23, fAmiCal2.hap1, whole genome shotgun sequence includes:
- the zbtb18 gene encoding zinc finger and BTB domain-containing protein 18 isoform X2, protein MEFPDHSRHLLQCLSEQRHQGFLCDSTVLVGDAQFRAHRAVLASCSMYFHLFYKDQLDKRDIVHLNSDIVTAPAFALLLEFMYEGKLQFKALPVEDVLAAASYLHMYDIVKVCKKKLKEKATAEADSTKREEDASSCSDKVESFSEGSTGHPASGDLLPSDDEDSEANKRDSLPEPGNMWMRLPSDSAGAPATGGGSSGEAETHGAASGKTETAGSPCSSTGSLSRRSVASRRVSADADCVLDLSVKSGLAAGGGDTGSNPYFCSAVAPDSLHGSLVQVKVEKETVSDEDDLASGDYEMEHNGPKEAPSTNGGLNNHNHTPHSRLAYETHLSAIRDASLSSELDREDKASEDDEMLSPESERTQAEATSIDSTLLPYVSNMLSGPHSQIFMCPLCNKVFPSPHILQIHLSTHFREQEGVRAKPAGDVNVPTCSICGKTFSCMYTLKRHERTHSGEKPYTCAQCGKSFQYSHNLSRHAVVHTREKPHACKWCERRFTQSGDLYRHIRKFHCELVNSLSVKSEALNLPNVRDWALEDSSQELWK, encoded by the coding sequence ATGGAGTTTCCAGACCACAGCAGACATTTGCTACAGTGTCTGAGCGAGCAGCGGCATCAGGGTTTCCTTTGTGACTCCACAGTGCTGGTCGGTGATGCCCAGTTCCGAGCCCATCGAGCTGTGCTGGCTTCGTGCAGCATGTACTTCCACCTCTTTTACAAGGACCAGCTGGACAAAAGAGACATTGTTCATCTGAACAGCGACATTGTTACAGCGCCGGCTTTTGCTCTCCTGCTTGAATTCATGTACGAGGGGAAGCTCCAGTTCAAAGCCCTCCCCGTCGAGGACGTGCTGGCTGCGGCCAGCTACCTCCACATGTACGACATCGTCAAGGTCTGCAAGAAGAAGCTGAAGGAGAAAGCCACGGCCGAGGCGGACAGCACCAAGAGGGAGGAGGATGCCTCCAGCTGCTCCGACAAAGTGGAGAGCTTCTCGGAGGGCAGCACGGGGCACCCGGCCTCGGGAGACCTGCTGCCCAGCGACGACGAGGACTCGGAAGCCAACAAGAGAGACTCTCTCCCCGAGCCGGGCAACATGTGGATGAGGCTGCCCTCCGACTCGGCAGGTGCCCCCGCGACTGGTGGTGGCAGCAGTGGGGAGGCCGAAACACACGGGGCGGCATCTGGAAAAACAGAGACAGCCGGCAGCCCCTGCAGCTCCACGGGGTCTTTGTCTCGGAGGTCTGTCGCCTCCAGGAGGGTGTCGGCAGATGCAGACTGTGTGCTGGACTTGTCCGTCAAGTCCGGCCTGGCGGCAGGGGGTGGGGACACTGGCAGCAACCCTTACTTCTGCAGCGCCGTGGCACCCGACAGCCTGCACGGAAGCCTGGTGCAGGTGAAGGTGGAGAAGGAGACTGTGTCCGACGAGGACGACCTGGCCAGCGGCGACTACGAGATGGAGCACAATGGCCCCAAGGAGGCCCCCAGCACCAACGGGGGGCTCAACAACCATAACCACACTCCGCACAGCCGGCTCGCCTACGAGACCCACCTCTCTGCCATCCGCGACGCCTCTCTGTCCAGCGAGTTGGACCGTGAGGACAAGGCGAGCGAGGACGACGAGATGCTGAGCCCCGAGAGCGAGCGCACCCAGGCTGAGGCCACCAGCATCGACAGCACCCTGCTGCCCTACGTCTCCAACATGCTCAGTGGCCCCCACAGCCAGATCTTCATGTGCCCCCTGTGCAACAAGGTCTTCCCCAGCCCCCACATCCTCCAGATCCACCTCAGCACGCACTTCCGAGAGCAGGAGGGCGTGCGTGCCAAGCCGGCCGGCGACGTCAACGTGCCCACCTGCTCCATCTGCGGCAAGACTTTCTCCTGCATGTACACGCTGAAGCGCCACGAGCGGACTCACTCCGGAGAGAAGCCCTACACGTGCGCCCAGTGCGGCAAGAGCTTCCAGTACTCGCACAACCTGAGCCGGCACGCCGTGGTGCACACCCGCGAGAAGCCACACGCCTGCAAGTGGTGCGAGCGGCGCTTCACGCAGTCGGGGGACCTGTACCGGCACATCCGCAAATTCCACTGCGAACTGGTCAACTCGCTGTCGGTCAAGAGCGAAGCACTGAATTTGCCCAACGTCAGGGACTGGGCGCTAGAGGACAGCTCTCAAGAACTCTGGAAATGA
- the zbtb18 gene encoding zinc finger and BTB domain-containing protein 18 isoform X1 → MHTAGYEDSMEFPDHSRHLLQCLSEQRHQGFLCDSTVLVGDAQFRAHRAVLASCSMYFHLFYKDQLDKRDIVHLNSDIVTAPAFALLLEFMYEGKLQFKALPVEDVLAAASYLHMYDIVKVCKKKLKEKATAEADSTKREEDASSCSDKVESFSEGSTGHPASGDLLPSDDEDSEANKRDSLPEPGNMWMRLPSDSAGAPATGGGSSGEAETHGAASGKTETAGSPCSSTGSLSRRSVASRRVSADADCVLDLSVKSGLAAGGGDTGSNPYFCSAVAPDSLHGSLVQVKVEKETVSDEDDLASGDYEMEHNGPKEAPSTNGGLNNHNHTPHSRLAYETHLSAIRDASLSSELDREDKASEDDEMLSPESERTQAEATSIDSTLLPYVSNMLSGPHSQIFMCPLCNKVFPSPHILQIHLSTHFREQEGVRAKPAGDVNVPTCSICGKTFSCMYTLKRHERTHSGEKPYTCAQCGKSFQYSHNLSRHAVVHTREKPHACKWCERRFTQSGDLYRHIRKFHCELVNSLSVKSEALNLPNVRDWALEDSSQELWK, encoded by the exons ATGCATACAGCAG GTTATGAAGACAGCATGGAGTTTCCAGACCACAGCAGACATTTGCTACAGTGTCTGAGCGAGCAGCGGCATCAGGGTTTCCTTTGTGACTCCACAGTGCTGGTCGGTGATGCCCAGTTCCGAGCCCATCGAGCTGTGCTGGCTTCGTGCAGCATGTACTTCCACCTCTTTTACAAGGACCAGCTGGACAAAAGAGACATTGTTCATCTGAACAGCGACATTGTTACAGCGCCGGCTTTTGCTCTCCTGCTTGAATTCATGTACGAGGGGAAGCTCCAGTTCAAAGCCCTCCCCGTCGAGGACGTGCTGGCTGCGGCCAGCTACCTCCACATGTACGACATCGTCAAGGTCTGCAAGAAGAAGCTGAAGGAGAAAGCCACGGCCGAGGCGGACAGCACCAAGAGGGAGGAGGATGCCTCCAGCTGCTCCGACAAAGTGGAGAGCTTCTCGGAGGGCAGCACGGGGCACCCGGCCTCGGGAGACCTGCTGCCCAGCGACGACGAGGACTCGGAAGCCAACAAGAGAGACTCTCTCCCCGAGCCGGGCAACATGTGGATGAGGCTGCCCTCCGACTCGGCAGGTGCCCCCGCGACTGGTGGTGGCAGCAGTGGGGAGGCCGAAACACACGGGGCGGCATCTGGAAAAACAGAGACAGCCGGCAGCCCCTGCAGCTCCACGGGGTCTTTGTCTCGGAGGTCTGTCGCCTCCAGGAGGGTGTCGGCAGATGCAGACTGTGTGCTGGACTTGTCCGTCAAGTCCGGCCTGGCGGCAGGGGGTGGGGACACTGGCAGCAACCCTTACTTCTGCAGCGCCGTGGCACCCGACAGCCTGCACGGAAGCCTGGTGCAGGTGAAGGTGGAGAAGGAGACTGTGTCCGACGAGGACGACCTGGCCAGCGGCGACTACGAGATGGAGCACAATGGCCCCAAGGAGGCCCCCAGCACCAACGGGGGGCTCAACAACCATAACCACACTCCGCACAGCCGGCTCGCCTACGAGACCCACCTCTCTGCCATCCGCGACGCCTCTCTGTCCAGCGAGTTGGACCGTGAGGACAAGGCGAGCGAGGACGACGAGATGCTGAGCCCCGAGAGCGAGCGCACCCAGGCTGAGGCCACCAGCATCGACAGCACCCTGCTGCCCTACGTCTCCAACATGCTCAGTGGCCCCCACAGCCAGATCTTCATGTGCCCCCTGTGCAACAAGGTCTTCCCCAGCCCCCACATCCTCCAGATCCACCTCAGCACGCACTTCCGAGAGCAGGAGGGCGTGCGTGCCAAGCCGGCCGGCGACGTCAACGTGCCCACCTGCTCCATCTGCGGCAAGACTTTCTCCTGCATGTACACGCTGAAGCGCCACGAGCGGACTCACTCCGGAGAGAAGCCCTACACGTGCGCCCAGTGCGGCAAGAGCTTCCAGTACTCGCACAACCTGAGCCGGCACGCCGTGGTGCACACCCGCGAGAAGCCACACGCCTGCAAGTGGTGCGAGCGGCGCTTCACGCAGTCGGGGGACCTGTACCGGCACATCCGCAAATTCCACTGCGAACTGGTCAACTCGCTGTCGGTCAAGAGCGAAGCACTGAATTTGCCCAACGTCAGGGACTGGGCGCTAGAGGACAGCTCTCAAGAACTCTGGAAATGA